In Trueperaceae bacterium, the sequence CGGAGACTGGCTTCCAGTTGGTCGAAACGCCGGATGGGCGGCTCCTGAGGATCGCGGACTTGGTTGACGATGACCCGAACAAGCGCGACCGTGTTGTTGCTGCGTTGAAAGACCCAGCACAGAAGAACAACCGGGATCACGTCGATATCATCATCGCGTTGGGAATGGCAAAGGAAGGCTTCGACTGGATCTGGTGCGAACACGCGCTTACCGTTGGGTACCGGTCGAGCCTGACGGAGATTGTGCAGATTATCGGCCGGGCTACTCGTGATGCGCCGGGCAAGCCCAAGGCGACTTTCACCAACTTGATAGCTGAGCCGGACGCCAGCGAGGAAGCCGTCACTGAAGCCGTCAACGACACGCTCAAGGCCATTGCCGCCAGCTTGCTAATGGAGCAGGTGCTGGCGCCCCGTTTCGAATTCAAGCCGAAACGTCCTGAAAGCGAGCCGGATGCCGGTTTCGACTACGGGAGCGACTGCTACGACCCGGCCGCTACTAACGTCGGCTTCGACGAGGAGACGGGACGCGTGCAGATCGAAATCAAAGGTCTCCTTGAGCCAAAGACCGAGGCGGCGAAGAGAATTGTAGACGAGGACCTGAACGAAGTCATTGCGACTTTCCTTCAGGACAAGACCGCCGCGGAGCGCGGCCTCTTCGACCCGGACCTCGTGCCAGAGGAGCTCACCGTGGTCCGGATGGGCAAAATCGTCAAGGATAAGTACCCCGAACTTGATGATGAGGACCAGGAAGCTGTGAGGCAGCGGGCGGTGGCGGCGCTGGCGATAACACAAGCTGCCAAACAGGAGGTGCTGAACACCCCAGGCGGGAGCCCAGGTGAGCCCTCGGCCAACACGTCGTTGATTGATGGCATCCGCAAGTTCGCGATGGACGTTCGTGAACTGGACATCGATCTAATTGATCGCATCAATCCATATGGCGAGGCGTACGCCATCCTTGCGAAGGCCATGAGTGAAGACAGTCTCAAGCAGGTGGCTGCCGTCATCGCTGCAAGGAAGACACGACTATCTCCGGAAGAGGCGAAGGACCTCGCTTTCAGGGCGGTGCGCTTCAAGCGCGAAAGGGGCCGGCCCCCATCCATTAGCTCTACGGACGCATGGGAGAAACACTTGGCTGAAGGAGCTGCCGCGTTCGTCCGATATAAAGATGAGGGTCGCTATGAGTGATCGCTATGGCTGATATGGACTTGGAACAGCTGAGGGAAGAGCTCGACGAGTTTGCGCAGCCCGCCAAGCAGGAAGGCCGAACGCCGCTCGAAGAGCGCATTATCGCCGGGTTCGAAGAGATTCAGCGTTTCGTTGACGAGCATGGTCACGCGCCTCGCCACGGCGAGCACTTGGACATCTTTGAAAGGCTGTACGCGATCCGTCTCGACCGGCTCCGCACACTTGGAGGGCACATGGGCTTGCTCCAGGGCCTAGACCGACAAGGGCTCCTGGCCCAGCCCGCTGGCATACCGCTGCCCGAAGAGGAGCTGGACGACGACGACCTACTTTCTGAACTCGAAGGCGTGGCGGGAGCTTCGTCAATCACACAACTCAAACACGTACGAGCAACCGCTGAGAAGCGAGCTGCCGAGGAGATTGCCAACCGGGAGCCGTGCACGGACTTCGACGCCTTCAAATCCCTGTTCCACCAAGTAAAAAAAGAGCTCGCCACTGGCATACGAGAGACAAGCCGCTTCGAGGAAAACGCGACCATCCAGCCCCAGCAGTGGTTCATAGTTGGAGGCCAGATCGCTTACGTTGCCGACATGGGTGAGGTCTACACTAATGCTCAAGGGCGAGAAGATGCACGACTCAGGGTCATTTACGACAACGCCACAGAAAGCAACCTCCTCATGCGCTCACTACAGAGAGCCCTGCATCGTGACCCTGCCGGCAGGCGGATTATCAAGTCATCAAATGGTCCACTATTCAGCGGCGAGGCAGCCGAGGACGACATAGCGTCCGGCACTGTTTACGTCCTGAGAAGCAATTCCGACCACCCCGATGTGGTGGCCAACCGAGATCTGCTGCACAAGATAGGCGTTACTGGCAGCGACCTTAAACGACGATTGGCAAATGCCCGATACGATCCAACCTTCCTCCTAGCAGATGTCGAGGTAGTAGCTACGTACAAGCTTGCGAATATCAATCGGACGAAGCTTGAGAACCTTATCCATCGCATTTTCGAGCCGGCGCGGCTCAAGATTCAGATCACAGACCGCTTTGGTAAATTAGTGGTCCCTAGGGAGTGGTTTCTCGTGCCACTATTTGCCGTAGATCAAGCGATTAAGCGAATACAAGACGGGACTATCGTCGAGTACGGCTACGACCCGGAAAAGGCGGCGCTCATAAGGAATTCCGGCGTTTCGGGACGGCTAGAGGGTTGAGCGATAGATACGTCGAAAACATGAAATGCCGCCCTACGAGCCTGCCGTTGACACGTACGTAGACGATCAGATGCTGAAATACGCTTAAGGGCGGGGAGTGCAGCAGGATGAATGGCAGGGCCGTCTAATAAACCTCTACTGGAACGTTTAAGGCGTTGGCAACGGGTGTGTATATGTCGACATCAATGTCGGGGATGCGCACTGAGACAAGAAGCGAGTAGCGGGCTGTCCGTCCCCATCTATCAAGCGAGCGCTTCTCTTTCCACCAGCCCGTAACCGGGAAGACAGCAATGGCATCCCGTTGGCTTAGTTCGATAGCTGTTCCACGCCAAACATCCGAGTGGAGGGAGCCCGTATCCCGTACCTGACGGAAGAACCAAGCGTCGCCTTCCGTAGTTCCTGGTCCACTTGCCCGGCTTGGGTCATCAGCTTGAGCAGCGCGATTGATCCGTTCTCGGAACGATTGGGTGTCTTCAAGCATTCCCTTTAGTTCGAATCGAAGGCCATGGGAGGCGTATCTATGCCTTCTACTCCAGCCACGCTCCCCTGGATTAGGTTCGATGAAGTAAGAGAGTGTTACCTTCAGCTCGACCTGGGCCTCACCTAGTTCTTCTAGAATGGCAGTGGGCCAGGGGAACTGATGTACGTTCATTTCGTTGG encodes:
- a CDS encoding GIY-YIG nuclease family protein, whose amino-acid sequence is MADMDLEQLREELDEFAQPAKQEGRTPLEERIIAGFEEIQRFVDEHGHAPRHGEHLDIFERLYAIRLDRLRTLGGHMGLLQGLDRQGLLAQPAGIPLPEEELDDDDLLSELEGVAGASSITQLKHVRATAEKRAAEEIANREPCTDFDAFKSLFHQVKKELATGIRETSRFEENATIQPQQWFIVGGQIAYVADMGEVYTNAQGREDARLRVIYDNATESNLLMRSLQRALHRDPAGRRIIKSSNGPLFSGEAAEDDIASGTVYVLRSNSDHPDVVANRDLLHKIGVTGSDLKRRLANARYDPTFLLADVEVVATYKLANINRTKLENLIHRIFEPARLKIQITDRFGKLVVPREWFLVPLFAVDQAIKRIQDGTIVEYGYDPEKAALIRNSGVSGRLEG